One window from the genome of Bradyrhizobium xenonodulans encodes:
- a CDS encoding avidin/streptavidin family protein: MKRLLGLLLFAQFFFLSAEAMAQGLPAPSYWKNERGSELFIWSANSGTIQGTFTNHAQGFACQGIPYPASGAVSPTGLYFVVTFAQCNSFTRWVGKTNGSQMPSSWTLFYVDKNGKPAKLKGADIFTRVW, encoded by the coding sequence ATGAAGAGATTACTGGGGCTTTTGCTGTTCGCTCAGTTCTTCTTTCTTTCCGCCGAGGCCATGGCCCAGGGGCTTCCTGCTCCCTCATACTGGAAGAATGAACGGGGTTCAGAACTGTTTATTTGGTCCGCCAATAGCGGGACAATACAAGGGACTTTCACAAACCATGCTCAAGGATTTGCGTGCCAGGGCATCCCTTATCCTGCATCGGGAGCTGTTAGTCCAACCGGCTTGTATTTTGTTGTTACTTTTGCCCAGTGCAATTCCTTCACCCGATGGGTTGGAAAAACTAACGGGTCTCAAATGCCATCGTCATGGACGCTGTTCTACGTTGATAAGAACGGCAAGCCTGCCAAGTTGAAGGGCGCGGATATCTTCACGCGCGTATGGTAA
- a CDS encoding NADH:ubiquinone reductase (Na(+)-transporting) subunit F, producing the protein MGQEMPQRRPAVHKVRLEPVGVEMEVEEGETVLDAAFRQGVALPHGCKEGQCSACKCILNEGDVEMLKYSTFALSDPEKETGQVLLCRTLVYSDVEVELLNYDEDLLSRSIAVKAFNGKLASVEPLTHDIVRIAIDLDEPMKFWAGQFADLTLHGAEITRSYSMGNPPSEPDRLAFIIKRYPGGAFSTAIGETKIGDPITVKGPYGSCFRREQRDGPMILVGSGSGMAPLLSILLDQAASGETRPVRFFYGARTTQDLFALDVFADLEARMPDFKFIPALSHVEADSEWNGETGFIHDVLRRHLLDMENIEEADAYSCGPPPMIDAALPILQMADIDPARMYFDKFTQATQA; encoded by the coding sequence ATGGGACAGGAAATGCCTCAGCGCAGGCCGGCGGTGCACAAGGTGCGCCTCGAGCCGGTAGGGGTCGAGATGGAAGTGGAGGAAGGTGAGACCGTCCTCGACGCAGCCTTCCGCCAGGGCGTCGCTCTGCCGCACGGCTGCAAGGAAGGGCAGTGCTCCGCCTGCAAATGCATCCTCAACGAAGGGGATGTGGAGATGCTCAAATATTCGACCTTCGCGCTCTCCGACCCGGAGAAGGAAACCGGTCAGGTCCTGCTGTGCCGGACGCTCGTCTATAGCGACGTCGAGGTCGAGCTGCTCAACTATGACGAGGACCTGCTGTCGCGCTCGATCGCAGTCAAGGCGTTCAACGGAAAGCTGGCGAGCGTCGAGCCGCTGACGCACGACATCGTTCGCATCGCGATCGACCTAGACGAACCGATGAAGTTCTGGGCCGGACAGTTTGCGGACCTGACGCTCCATGGCGCGGAGATCACGCGCTCCTATTCGATGGGCAATCCACCGAGTGAGCCCGATCGCCTGGCGTTCATCATCAAGCGGTATCCCGGCGGTGCCTTCTCGACCGCGATCGGCGAGACGAAGATCGGTGATCCGATCACGGTGAAGGGGCCTTATGGCTCTTGCTTCCGTCGCGAGCAGCGCGACGGGCCGATGATCCTGGTCGGCAGCGGATCTGGCATGGCACCGTTGCTGTCGATCCTGCTCGACCAGGCGGCAAGCGGCGAGACGCGCCCGGTTCGCTTCTTCTACGGCGCCCGGACAACGCAGGATCTGTTCGCGCTCGACGTCTTCGCCGACCTTGAAGCGCGGATGCCCGACTTCAAGTTCATTCCCGCCTTGTCACATGTCGAAGCGGATTCGGAGTGGAACGGCGAAACCGGATTCATCCACGACGTGCTGCGCCGCCACCTGCTCGACATGGAGAATATCGAGGAGGCGGACGCCTATAGCTGCGGTCCACCGCCGATGATCGATGCCGCACTGCCGATCCTGCAAATGGCCGATATCGACCCGGCCAGGATGTATTTCGACAAGTTCACGCAAGCCACCCAAGCATGA
- a CDS encoding DUF3223 domain-containing protein — translation MAGRSKPVELATRSFEKQSDATAFFKAMLNRYRRGERVSDADGLDVAALLERDTEYVAKVGCGVSHFQVMMTEHGT, via the coding sequence ATGGCAGGGCGTTCAAAACCCGTCGAGCTGGCGACGCGCAGCTTCGAAAAGCAAAGCGACGCCACGGCTTTCTTCAAGGCCATGCTTAACCGCTACCGGCGCGGTGAGCGGGTGAGTGACGCGGATGGCCTCGACGTTGCGGCCCTTCTCGAGCGCGACACTGAATATGTCGCCAAGGTGGGCTGTGGCGTAAGCCATTTCCAAGTCATGATGACCGAGCATGGGACGTAA
- a CDS encoding cold-shock protein: MATGIVKWFNATKGYGFIKPDDGGSDVFVHVRAVEKAGYTGLAEGARISFELKTGSSGKMSAENLRIG, from the coding sequence GTGGCGACTGGTATTGTAAAGTGGTTCAACGCGACGAAGGGCTACGGTTTTATCAAGCCCGATGATGGCGGATCGGACGTATTCGTGCACGTCAGGGCGGTCGAGAAGGCCGGCTACACCGGGCTCGCTGAAGGGGCCCGGATCAGCTTCGAACTCAAGACAGGCAGCTCGGGCAAGATGTCCGCAGAAAACCTGCGTATTGGGTGA
- a CDS encoding methane monooxygenase, with amino-acid sequence MTEALTLNKITSQKGISIGEATRLIADLGWTPSYVQDAMAFPTDYKISKSPRDPMKQVLRSYFPMQEEKDNRVYGALDAALRGDMFRNVEPRWIEWMKLFLAIIPFPEISAARAMAPLGQLAPGDHLRTGFTMQMVDEFRHSTIQMNLKKWYMENYIDPAGFDITEKAFGKCAATTIGRQFGEAFLTGDAITASNIYLQVAAETAFTNTLFVAMPSEAARNGDYALPTVFLSVQSDESRHIGNGHSMLMSVLKEPDNHLLLERDIRYSFWQNHMFVDAMIGTIIEYGTKNRDKNKESYAELWHRWIFEDYYRTYMLPLEQYGIKIHHDDVHEAFDSIVKKGYVHKVAQAISAGWWANFWRIEAQTERDFEWFEAKYPGWYDEFGAWWENYEKLSKPGSEIITFADTGYVYPHRCWSSLVPCVVREDFCVDEVDGELFTYASEVDRWTHKEAFAAEYQGRPTPAMGRFSGRRQWEEVYDGWDVADAIVDMGFVRPDGKTLIAQPHMSFEEKDMWTLDHVRGHTIRSPLLALRELKPEARAKHVEDYRKGFKIRRI; translated from the coding sequence ATGACTGAGGCACTCACACTCAACAAGATCACAAGCCAGAAGGGCATCAGTATCGGGGAGGCGACGCGCCTCATCGCCGACCTGGGCTGGACGCCGTCCTATGTGCAGGACGCGATGGCGTTCCCGACCGACTACAAGATCAGCAAGTCGCCGCGCGACCCGATGAAGCAGGTGCTGCGTTCCTATTTCCCCATGCAGGAAGAGAAGGACAATCGCGTCTATGGCGCGCTCGACGCAGCCTTGCGCGGCGACATGTTCCGCAACGTCGAGCCGCGCTGGATTGAATGGATGAAGCTGTTCCTGGCGATCATCCCCTTCCCCGAGATCTCGGCCGCCCGAGCAATGGCGCCGCTCGGGCAGCTCGCCCCCGGCGATCATCTGCGCACCGGCTTCACGATGCAGATGGTGGACGAGTTCCGGCACTCGACCATCCAGATGAACCTCAAGAAGTGGTACATGGAGAATTATATCGATCCGGCCGGGTTCGACATCACTGAGAAGGCGTTCGGCAAATGCGCTGCGACGACGATCGGGCGGCAGTTTGGCGAGGCCTTCCTGACCGGTGATGCGATCACCGCATCGAATATCTATCTCCAAGTCGCCGCCGAGACGGCGTTCACCAACACGCTGTTTGTGGCGATGCCGTCGGAGGCCGCACGCAACGGCGACTACGCGTTGCCGACCGTGTTCCTCTCGGTCCAAAGCGACGAAAGCCGCCATATCGGCAACGGCCATTCGATGCTGATGTCGGTCCTGAAGGAGCCAGATAATCATCTGCTGTTGGAACGCGATATTCGTTATTCCTTCTGGCAGAACCACATGTTCGTTGACGCGATGATCGGTACGATCATCGAATATGGCACCAAGAATCGCGACAAGAATAAGGAGAGCTACGCGGAGCTGTGGCACCGCTGGATCTTCGAGGACTATTATCGCACTTATATGCTGCCGCTCGAACAATACGGCATCAAGATCCACCACGACGACGTCCATGAGGCGTTCGATTCGATCGTCAAGAAGGGCTATGTCCACAAGGTCGCGCAGGCCATCTCGGCCGGCTGGTGGGCGAATTTCTGGCGAATCGAGGCGCAGACCGAGCGCGACTTCGAATGGTTCGAGGCCAAGTATCCGGGCTGGTACGACGAGTTCGGCGCCTGGTGGGAGAATTACGAGAAACTCTCCAAACCCGGCAGCGAGATCATCACCTTCGCCGACACCGGCTACGTTTATCCGCATCGCTGCTGGTCGAGCCTGGTGCCATGCGTCGTCCGCGAGGACTTCTGCGTCGACGAGGTGGACGGCGAGCTGTTCACCTATGCCAGCGAGGTCGACCGTTGGACCCACAAGGAAGCGTTCGCCGCCGAATATCAGGGCCGTCCGACCCCGGCGATGGGCCGCTTCTCGGGCCGCCGCCAGTGGGAAGAGGTCTATGACGGCTGGGATGTCGCCGACGCCATCGTTGACATGGGCTTCGTGCGTCCTGACGGCAAGACGCTAATCGCTCAGCCGCACATGTCGTTCGAGGAGAAGGACATGTGGACGCTTGACCATGTCCGAGGCCACACCATCCGCAGCCCGCTGCTCGCGCTGCGCGAACTGAAGCCCGAGGCGCGGGCCAAACATGTCGAGGACTATCGCAAGGGTTTCAAGATCCGCCGGATCTGA
- a CDS encoding aromatic/alkene monooxygenase hydroxylase subunit beta encodes MSGRAMEQEQRSAAAGAKTFPGSDSRAYNYFEPKGRRATHYEDVTVDVQPDPERYLLQNWIISFGDGTPTYSKEWTALKSSDWHLYRAPDQEWERTHYQRQSTICGMIKNVIDNARRAGAPRRFDKAWVKILQDHLGAFKHAEYGLGTALMRAQRYGYTQMVNNAILTNSSYKLRLAQDLTLYLAEIALDIEGFDVDAGKRNWLENSIWQKARELVESARGAEDFLEQYFIVNVLFEPLVGELFRSGFVMQVAAAQSDYSSPVVISAAEADYERNLANTVELFATLVRDPAHGEDNRRLMQDWFDKYSPIATQAALDLQPIWSQPRVKSAQFAESYASAINRLQAIVSEIGVFSTQIPMPELQVAEPVE; translated from the coding sequence ATGTCTGGACGAGCGATGGAGCAGGAGCAGAGGTCCGCAGCGGCGGGCGCCAAGACCTTTCCGGGATCGGATAGCCGAGCCTATAATTATTTCGAGCCGAAGGGGCGTCGGGCGACGCATTACGAGGACGTCACCGTTGACGTCCAGCCGGACCCCGAACGCTACCTCCTCCAGAATTGGATCATTTCCTTCGGGGACGGCACGCCGACATACTCGAAGGAGTGGACCGCGCTGAAGAGCAGCGACTGGCACCTCTATCGCGCGCCCGACCAGGAATGGGAACGGACGCACTATCAACGCCAGTCGACCATCTGCGGCATGATCAAGAACGTAATCGACAACGCGCGGCGCGCCGGCGCACCGAGGCGCTTCGACAAGGCGTGGGTGAAAATACTGCAAGATCATCTGGGTGCCTTCAAGCATGCCGAATATGGCCTGGGCACCGCGCTGATGCGCGCGCAGCGCTACGGCTATACCCAAATGGTCAACAACGCGATCCTGACCAACTCGTCCTACAAGCTGCGGCTGGCGCAGGATCTAACGCTCTATCTCGCCGAGATCGCGCTCGACATCGAAGGCTTCGACGTCGACGCCGGCAAGCGAAATTGGCTGGAGAACTCGATCTGGCAGAAGGCTCGCGAACTCGTGGAATCTGCACGCGGCGCCGAGGATTTCCTGGAGCAGTATTTCATCGTCAACGTGCTATTCGAGCCACTGGTAGGCGAGTTGTTCCGCTCCGGTTTCGTCATGCAGGTCGCGGCGGCACAGAGCGACTATTCGTCGCCCGTCGTCATCTCAGCGGCGGAAGCGGATTACGAGCGCAACCTTGCCAATACGGTTGAGCTGTTTGCGACCCTCGTGCGCGATCCCGCGCATGGTGAGGACAATCGGCGCCTGATGCAGGACTGGTTCGACAAATATTCGCCGATCGCGACCCAGGCGGCGCTCGATCTGCAACCCATCTGGTCACAGCCGCGGGTGAAATCCGCGCAGTTCGCCGAATCTTATGCGTCGGCGATCAACCGCCTACAGGCGATCGTGTCGGAGATCGGCGTCTTCTCGACGCAAATTCCGATGCCGGAGCTGCAGGTCGCCGAGCCCGTCGAATAA
- a CDS encoding plastocyanin/azurin family copper-binding protein has product MLTVTSFAAAAEIEVKMLNKDSDGGLMVFEPAPVKIEPGDTVKFVAADRGHNAASIRACCRTARLPSSARMAKT; this is encoded by the coding sequence ATGCTGACCGTGACGAGCTTCGCTGCTGCGGCCGAAATCGAGGTCAAGATGCTGAACAAAGATTCAGATGGCGGCCTCATGGTGTTCGAGCCGGCGCCGGTGAAAATCGAACCCGGCGACACCGTCAAATTCGTTGCCGCCGACAGGGGACACAATGCCGCAAGCATCAGGGCATGCTGCCGGACGGCGCGGCTTCCTTCGTCGGCAAGAATGGCGAAGACATGA
- a CDS encoding NnrS family protein, whose amino-acid sequence MLGGFLHTAVPHWTGRLPLPGTPRVPVSTRLAGRIAVFLSPSIGCAAPCRSTRHFLASLRRGLSQPHRGRPR is encoded by the coding sequence ATGCTCGGCGGGTTTCTGCATACGGCCGTTCCGCACTGGACCGGCCGACTTCCGCTGCCGGGCACGCCGCGAGTGCCGGTCTCCACCCGGCTCGCTGGTCGGATCGCGGTGTTCTTATCGCCGTCAATCGGATGCGCGGCTCCCTGTCGATCGACGCGGCATTTTCTCGCTTCGTTGCGACGAGGATTGTCGCAGCCGCATCGGGGCCGACCTCGGTGA
- a CDS encoding type II toxin-antitoxin system HipA family toxin yields MSATPHAAERIQSLDISLNNLPVGTLVRTPGDYNAFNLLPSYRSLNNPPIFSLSLRSIDGGLRRDPKPIRGALPPFFANLLPEEKLREAMEKHHAASVRPGNDFDLLTALGTNLPGAVRALPSDGIPVPIGPEAEGNKKARFSLAGVQMKLSVMKNTGKEGGITLAVDDEQGQYIAKFPSLTHIGLSENEFAILALAEALGMDVPARELVDRSEFAGIPEEFNTMSTGKVLLVRRFDREASGARVQMEDFAQVFGRYPSEKYTGAAYHNIAAALNSGVSFDAAIEFVRRLALTALTGNGDMHLKNWSLLYPGDGRTPTLSPVYDVLSTIPYIPKDGMALSLAGEKSFKALTQERWRNFANRSRLPEGAVVTAVAETAAVARDKWSALPERDVVPAQVLERIDAHVDEMAAILDL; encoded by the coding sequence ATGAGCGCGACACCCCACGCCGCGGAGCGTATCCAGTCGCTCGATATCTCGTTGAACAATCTTCCGGTCGGCACCCTCGTCCGGACGCCGGGCGACTACAACGCGTTCAACCTCTTGCCTTCTTATCGGAGCTTGAACAACCCGCCGATCTTCAGCCTGTCGCTTCGATCGATCGATGGCGGCCTTCGCAGGGACCCGAAACCGATCCGCGGCGCACTTCCACCGTTCTTTGCAAACCTTTTGCCCGAAGAGAAGCTGCGCGAGGCGATGGAAAAGCACCACGCGGCGTCAGTCAGGCCGGGCAACGATTTCGATCTGCTCACAGCTCTGGGAACCAATCTGCCCGGCGCGGTGCGCGCGCTGCCAAGTGACGGCATCCCCGTTCCCATTGGTCCGGAAGCGGAGGGCAACAAGAAGGCGCGCTTTTCGCTCGCCGGCGTGCAGATGAAACTGTCGGTCATGAAAAACACGGGAAAGGAAGGCGGGATCACGCTCGCGGTGGACGATGAACAAGGGCAATACATCGCGAAATTTCCCTCCCTCACGCACATCGGCCTATCGGAGAACGAATTCGCAATCCTCGCCCTTGCGGAAGCGCTGGGGATGGACGTGCCCGCCCGTGAACTCGTCGACAGATCAGAGTTTGCCGGCATCCCGGAAGAATTCAACACCATGTCCACGGGCAAGGTTCTGCTTGTCCGCCGTTTCGACCGCGAGGCTAGCGGCGCGCGCGTGCAGATGGAGGATTTCGCGCAAGTGTTTGGCCGATATCCGTCCGAGAAATACACCGGCGCAGCCTATCACAACATTGCGGCAGCGCTGAACAGCGGCGTCTCCTTCGATGCAGCTATCGAATTTGTGCGACGCCTCGCCCTCACAGCGCTCACCGGCAACGGTGACATGCATCTGAAGAACTGGTCGCTGCTGTATCCCGGAGATGGCCGGACACCAACACTGTCGCCTGTCTATGACGTGCTTTCAACGATTCCTTACATCCCAAAGGACGGCATGGCGCTCAGCCTTGCCGGCGAAAAGTCGTTCAAGGCGCTGACCCAGGAGCGCTGGCGCAATTTTGCAAACCGCAGCCGTCTTCCGGAAGGGGCCGTGGTGACAGCAGTCGCTGAGACTGCGGCGGTTGCGCGCGACAAGTGGTCGGCTCTTCCGGAACGCGATGTTGTGCCTGCGCAGGTCCTCGAGCGGATCGATGCGCATGTCGATGAAATGGCAGCCATCCTCGACCTTTAA
- the groEL gene encoding chaperonin GroEL → MAKIMLYDAEARAALARGVDQLARAVVGTLGPKGTNVIMDRPIGTPLVSRDGVSIAAEIELPCRFENLGAQVVREVSAQTNEIAGDGTTTATALANALVQDGVKLVEHEHKAVDVIAGMDHARDLVTKALREGSRPLRQGELRMVASVAATETSLGELIAEALERVGIEGVVHVEYALPGSPTRLEVDEGLVLDRGFVSHHMATDSSSLAAELDNPAILLTDHKVPSAEPILHILDQLKESGRQLLLVADEIAPEVIAAVMQARLQGRGTVVAINPPEFGHWRKAMMEDLAIMTGGRVIARDLGARIEEVTIADLGNATRARVSASATVILGGNGDKAAIDGRRQLVQKLWDEAPQNIQRDKLADRLAKLTRGTALLLAGGATPVEQKRTAQLLEDGLNAARAARDEGVVAGGGTALAQVAARLDPLVDQEVDGAQAGAMLVRDAIKRPLAIIAGNAGQDGALIVTRVVAEQPGTGFDARSGRFTDMFEAGVIDPVKVTCAALENAVSVAKLILTTHSLVVDLPEGVDPTAGPARGGGAEVYGRS, encoded by the coding sequence ATGGCCAAGATCATGCTTTACGATGCTGAAGCTAGGGCGGCGCTTGCACGCGGCGTGGACCAGCTTGCCCGCGCTGTCGTCGGTACGCTCGGCCCCAAGGGAACCAACGTCATCATGGATCGCCCGATCGGGACGCCGTTGGTGTCGCGCGATGGTGTCAGCATCGCGGCCGAGATCGAGTTACCCTGCCGGTTCGAGAATCTGGGCGCGCAGGTTGTTCGCGAGGTGTCCGCCCAGACCAATGAGATCGCCGGTGACGGCACCACGACCGCGACAGCGCTCGCCAATGCGCTGGTGCAGGATGGCGTGAAACTGGTCGAGCACGAGCACAAGGCGGTCGACGTTATCGCCGGCATGGACCACGCCCGCGATCTGGTCACCAAAGCACTGCGAGAGGGCTCTCGGCCGCTGCGTCAGGGCGAATTGCGCATGGTTGCAAGCGTCGCGGCCACCGAGACGTCACTGGGAGAGCTTATAGCGGAAGCGCTCGAGCGGGTCGGCATCGAAGGCGTCGTCCATGTCGAATATGCGTTGCCGGGCTCACCGACGCGGCTGGAGGTAGACGAAGGGCTCGTGCTCGATCGCGGATTCGTATCGCACCATATGGCGACCGACAGTTCAAGCCTGGCCGCCGAACTCGACAATCCGGCGATCCTGCTGACCGACCACAAAGTGCCATCGGCCGAGCCGATCTTGCATATCCTCGACCAGCTCAAGGAAAGCGGGCGTCAGCTGCTGCTGGTAGCGGACGAGATCGCGCCTGAGGTCATCGCGGCGGTGATGCAGGCTCGGCTTCAGGGACGTGGCACCGTCGTCGCGATCAATCCGCCGGAATTCGGCCATTGGCGCAAGGCGATGATGGAGGATCTCGCGATCATGACGGGTGGCCGGGTGATCGCGCGCGACCTGGGTGCCCGGATCGAGGAGGTGACGATCGCCGATCTGGGCAATGCGACGCGCGCGAGGGTATCCGCATCCGCGACCGTGATCCTGGGCGGCAATGGCGACAAGGCGGCCATCGACGGGCGGCGGCAACTGGTCCAGAAGCTGTGGGACGAGGCACCGCAGAATATCCAGCGCGACAAGCTGGCCGATCGCCTTGCAAAGCTCACCCGCGGGACGGCACTCCTGCTCGCAGGCGGCGCCACGCCGGTCGAGCAAAAACGCACGGCGCAACTCCTCGAAGATGGCCTTAACGCAGCCCGGGCTGCCCGTGACGAAGGTGTGGTGGCCGGTGGCGGTACTGCCCTCGCGCAGGTCGCAGCGCGGCTCGATCCATTAGTGGATCAGGAGGTTGATGGCGCACAAGCTGGTGCGATGCTGGTCCGCGACGCGATCAAGCGCCCATTGGCGATCATCGCCGGCAATGCCGGACAGGATGGCGCTCTGATCGTGACACGGGTCGTCGCCGAGCAACCCGGCACGGGCTTCGATGCCAGGAGCGGCAGATTTACCGACATGTTCGAAGCCGGCGTCATTGATCCAGTCAAGGTGACCTGCGCCGCTCTCGAGAATGCGGTGTCGGTGGCCAAGCTGATCCTGACGACCCATTCGCTCGTCGTCGATCTTCCTGAAGGCGTCGATCCTACCGCCGGCCCTGCGCGCGGCGGCGGTGCCGAAGTTTACGGCCGGAGCTGA
- a CDS encoding MmoB/DmpM family protein — protein sequence MAVTTEQQLFTPLKDITQERTISHQCGVTMNDSVEARCIAEIMEQRPGVKVTYLPAMIRVDGEGKIVFDMAEISEALGREMTPHIFEISTATHYGRMVMIDENTVILFGDMDEALQYE from the coding sequence ATGGCCGTTACCACCGAGCAGCAGCTCTTCACGCCGCTCAAGGACATCACCCAGGAACGCACCATTTCGCATCAATGCGGGGTGACGATGAACGACAGCGTCGAGGCACGCTGCATCGCAGAGATCATGGAACAGCGTCCAGGAGTCAAGGTCACCTACCTGCCGGCGATGATCCGTGTGGACGGCGAGGGTAAGATCGTCTTCGACATGGCCGAGATCAGCGAGGCGCTCGGCCGCGAGATGACACCGCACATCTTCGAGATTTCCACCGCCACCCATTACGGCCGGATGGTGATGATCGACGAGAACACCGTGATCCTCTTCGGGGACATGGACGAGGCGCTCCAATACGAATGA
- a CDS encoding phospholipase effector Tle1 domain-containing protein, whose translation MAKNILVFADGTGNEGGLLPDESRTNVYKLYRATRTGPESIIDPKKQLALYVPGIGTPMPRHDNGWDRIKEAVQQMFGFGITKKIIDCYVAIIGVWEPEDRIYLFGFSRGAYTARCLAHVLELCGIPTKERNGEPISLDPTSLRKVAKEAVSCIYWLGMPRDAAQAEKRAEQFCDGYHSQVGRAAGASAYFIGIWDAVAAIGWQRFFPDWAYDRHFPSDIQYARHLQSIDEGRKDFKRVPWGGSGTVKWPDRKGEPEQFDQIWFAGNHSDVGGSYPENESRLSDITLAWMVEFITEKIPDAGRVMVDMDLLRLYPSADGMMHDECMVGMGGTAFKWAKAVREVPDTAQLHSTVYERLAMKSVRNFTSFAPYRPVALQNHLKAKTYYEATGSRGDDTAASRPGDAPGSPESGAIST comes from the coding sequence ATGGCTAAAAATATCCTGGTGTTCGCAGACGGCACAGGTAACGAGGGCGGTCTCCTGCCGGACGAGAGCCGGACGAATGTCTACAAGCTCTATCGGGCAACGCGGACTGGGCCAGAATCAATTATTGACCCGAAGAAGCAGCTGGCTCTCTACGTCCCCGGCATTGGCACGCCAATGCCCAGACACGACAATGGTTGGGACCGGATAAAAGAGGCGGTCCAACAGATGTTTGGGTTCGGCATCACGAAGAAAATAATCGATTGCTACGTTGCGATCATCGGCGTCTGGGAACCGGAAGACCGCATCTACCTGTTCGGTTTCAGCCGTGGTGCCTACACGGCCAGGTGTCTTGCGCACGTGCTCGAGCTGTGCGGCATTCCGACAAAGGAGCGCAATGGCGAGCCGATCAGCCTCGATCCGACGTCGTTGAGAAAGGTCGCCAAAGAGGCCGTCTCTTGCATCTATTGGCTTGGCATGCCCAGGGACGCCGCACAGGCGGAAAAAAGAGCGGAGCAGTTTTGCGATGGGTACCATTCGCAGGTCGGGCGAGCCGCAGGGGCTTCCGCCTACTTCATCGGGATTTGGGATGCCGTCGCTGCAATCGGCTGGCAACGTTTCTTCCCTGACTGGGCTTACGATCGCCATTTCCCGTCAGACATCCAATATGCGCGTCATCTGCAATCAATCGATGAAGGCCGAAAGGATTTCAAGCGGGTACCCTGGGGAGGGAGCGGGACGGTCAAATGGCCGGATAGGAAGGGCGAACCGGAGCAATTCGACCAGATCTGGTTCGCCGGCAATCATTCGGACGTCGGCGGAAGCTATCCCGAGAACGAATCCCGTCTCTCGGATATCACGCTGGCCTGGATGGTGGAATTCATCACAGAGAAGATTCCGGATGCAGGCCGCGTCATGGTCGACATGGACCTGCTAAGACTATATCCGTCAGCCGACGGTATGATGCATGACGAGTGCATGGTGGGTATGGGCGGCACGGCGTTCAAGTGGGCAAAGGCGGTTCGAGAGGTGCCCGACACGGCGCAACTTCATTCCACCGTCTACGAGCGGCTGGCGATGAAGTCGGTGCGCAACTTCACGAGCTTCGCACCCTACAGACCTGTCGCGTTGCAGAACCATCTCAAAGCGAAAACGTATTACGAAGCCACAGGCAGCAGAGGCGACGACACGGCCGCATCCAGGCCCGGGGATGCGCCAGGTTCTCCGGAGAGTGGTGCTATTTCGACTTGA
- a CDS encoding helix-turn-helix domain-containing protein translates to MSSTSDPLLKDLGLRFRKARLAARLSQQQIAQRANISRPRYRDIETGAAAARATTLVNVARALGMEMMLVPQAMVPAVQSMLQPADSDDDRPAFTSDVEDEEGS, encoded by the coding sequence ATGTCTTCTACATCGGATCCGCTCCTCAAGGACCTTGGCTTGCGCTTTCGCAAGGCGCGCTTGGCCGCTCGCTTGTCGCAGCAACAAATCGCCCAGCGGGCCAATATCAGCAGGCCTCGCTATCGGGACATCGAAACGGGGGCTGCCGCCGCCCGTGCAACCACGCTTGTCAACGTCGCACGCGCACTTGGCATGGAGATGATGCTGGTCCCCCAGGCGATGGTGCCCGCTGTTCAGTCGATGCTCCAGCCTGCGGATAGTGATGATGATCGTCCTGCGTTCACGTCGGATGTCGAAGACGAGGAAGGATCATGA
- a CDS encoding MarR family winged helix-turn-helix transcriptional regulator, with the protein MMILMALTDLERDEGVPVNVVAKLMKIGSSFITKHSKELENKRFLRRTPGAKDARFVHLSLTENARKRLASIAAQQEELDQFVFDYLGIQEFARLAGCLRGVRHRLEKARLHAELKS; encoded by the coding sequence ATGATGATTTTGATGGCTCTGACCGACTTGGAACGCGATGAAGGCGTTCCGGTCAATGTCGTTGCAAAATTGATGAAGATCGGCTCGTCCTTCATCACGAAACATTCGAAGGAGCTTGAGAACAAACGATTCCTGCGGCGCACTCCAGGCGCGAAGGATGCCCGTTTCGTACATTTGTCTCTAACAGAGAACGCTCGCAAACGTCTTGCGAGCATCGCGGCCCAGCAGGAAGAGCTCGATCAGTTTGTTTTTGACTATCTTGGTATTCAGGAATTCGCGAGATTGGCTGGCTGCCTTAGGGGAGTTAGGCATAGGTTAGAAAAAGCTCGCCTGCACGCTGAACTAAAATCTTGA